A genome region from Microplitis demolitor isolate Queensland-Clemson2020A chromosome 1, iyMicDemo2.1a, whole genome shotgun sequence includes the following:
- the LOC103572004 gene encoding protein EFR3 homolog cmp44E isoform X2, translating to MLGCCWCCSALRPRYKRLVDNIFPVNPQDGLVKNNMEKLTFYSLSSPEKLDRIGEYLFQRASRDIYRRRNGFVVIAMEAMDQLLLACHAQTLNLFVESFLKMIQKLLESTDPQLQILATQSFVRFANIEEDTPSYHTRYDFFVSKYSAMCHANNDNHDVRKQIRLAGIQGLQGVVRKTLSDDLVENIWESVHMDKIVPSLLYNMQSSRYADKENATLDSPTEERSDPPQFAETCMRELVGRASFGHIRCVIRPVLRHLDNHKLWVPNYFAIHTFRIIMFSIQSQYSYTVVEALMTHLDDNSKSSPKIRTSIADTLSKIIAIAAGESVGPSVLEIINSLLSHLRISVTRNQYSSNDEQLYQEALINALGEFANHLPDYQKIEIMMFIMSKVPCSQPDRFITVGKGDVLLQSILLKSLLKVGTKYQTIHLNTTFPPSFLEPLLRMSLVADSEMRLLVQKIFHTLIDRHHNINKLTKPTVNISDLDLAVNKLSRPDVIFIRKHGPEIYLTLYESIELSSNTVENIEAIYTTLALLIVELASEETVLEQLRLILSLQDLAITNSQLSVTLKLNLHAIVVSLLILISHVCNLSLLIDYSEKYNTLHYAKIPQACRKFTIIKAREKEGAYLLPPLKSHYDNDLPIKFSSSMVIDQSIVTEYLKIAGFDIGKLQQGSKYNSSSLQHRHSWVDTAGRTSITDINTSSVELDSGGSSPGMQKLVVEELTFESMKKILTESKNNQNEDEEKRVQLSEYFRNASFQDLILKTQPQHDVLQSKLSDIFNSLTMEPRNSSQQNIQTVDTKLNQTPAYEIHFPELFVY from the exons ATGCTAg GTTGTTGTTGGTGTTGTTCAGCTTTAAGACCGAGATATAAACgacttgttgataatatttttccagtTAATCCTcag gatgggctagtcaaaaataatatggaaaaattaacCTTTTACTCGTTAAGTAGTCCAGAAAAACTAGATAGAATTGGAGAGTACTTATTTCAACGTGCTTCAAGAGATATTTATAGACGACGAAATGGATTCGTTGTTATTGCCATGGAAGCAATGGATCAGCTACTACTTGCTTGTCATGCTCAAActttaaatctttttgttgaaagttttttgaaaatgattcAAAAGCTTTTAGAGTCTACAGATCctcaattacaaattttagcCACACAAtcg TTTGTCCGCTTTGCCAACATCGAAGAAGACACGCCATCTTATCACACACGTTATGATTTCTTTGTATCAAAATACTCAGCAATGTGCCACGCCAACAATGACAACCATGACGTTCGTAAGCAGATTCGGCTTGCCGGAATACAAGGCCTACAGGGTGTCGTGAGAAAAACTCTTTCTGATGACCTTGTAGAAAATATTTGGGAATCTGTACACATGGACAAGATTGTTCCATCACTTTTATATAATATGCAAAGTTCAAG GTATGCAGATAAAGAAAATGCAACACTAGATAGTCCGACAGAAGAAAGGTCTGATCCTCCTCAATTCGCTGAAACATGTATGCGTGAACTTGTTGGTCGGGCATCTTTTGGTCACATACGTTGTGTTATTCGACCTGTGTTAAGACACTTagataatcataaattatgggTTCCCAATTATTTCGCAATACATACATTCAGAATAATTATGTTTTCTATTCAA tcACAATATTCTTACACCGTTGTCGAAGCTTTAATGACTCATCTTGATGATAATTCGAAGTCTTCACCAAAAATTCGAACAAGTATTGCAGATACactgtcaaaaattattgctaTCGCCGCTGGAGAGAGTGTGGGGCCATCCGTATTGGAGATTATAAATTCTTTGCTTTCTCATTTGCGTATTAGTGTAACAAGAAACCAGTATTCTAGTAATGATGAGCAGCTCTATCAAGAAGCTCTAATTAACGCTTTAGGAGAATTCGCTAATCATCTTCctgattatcaaaaaattgagatAATGATGTTTATTATGAGTAAAGTTCCGTGCAGTCAACCTGATCGTTTCATTACTGTTGGAAAAGGAGATGTGTTATTACAaagtatacttttaaaatctttGTTGAAG GTTGGTACGAAGTATCAAACTATTCACTTGAATACAACATTCCCACCAAGTTTTTTGGAGCCTTTATTACGAATGTCTCTCGTGGCCGACTCTGAGATGAGGCTTTtagtgcaaaaaattttccatacaTTAATCGACAGGcatcataatattaataagctCACAAAGCCAACAGTCAATATATCGGATCTTGATCTTGCTGTTAACAAATTATCTCGTCCAGATGTTATATTCATTCGAAAACATGGCCccgaaatatatttaacactCTATGAATCAATAGAACTTTCTAGTAATACCGTCGAAAACATAGAAGCAATATACACAACATTGGCTCTTCTTATCGTTGAATTGGCGTCTGAAGAAACTGTTCTAGAACAGTTAAGACTTATTTTGAGTCTTCAAGATCTCGCTATAACTAATAGTCAACTCAGTGTAACATTGAAATTGAACTTACATGCGATTGTTGTGAGTCTATTGATTCttatttctcatgtttgtaACTTAAGTCTTCTCATTGATTATAGTGAAAAA tACAACACTTTACACTATGCTAAAATACCGCAGGCTTGCCgcaaatttacg atTATTAAAGCTCGAGAAAAAGAAGGGGCGTATCTATTGCCACCGCTAAAATCACATTACGATAATGATTTGCCGATCAAATTTTCTAGTTCTATGGTAATTGACCAAAGTATAGTTACTGAGTACTTAAAAATAGCCGGTTTCGACATTGGCAAGTTACAGCAAGGTTCAAAATATAATAGCAGTTCGCTACAACATCGTCATTCTTGGGTTGACACTGCTGGACGCACTTCAATTACAGACATTAATACTAGTAGTGTAGAGTTAGATAGCGGAGGATCATCACCAGGAATGCAGAAA TTAGTTGTCGAAGAGTTAACGTTtgaaagtatgaaaaaaatattaactgaaTCTAAAAACAATCAGAatgaagatgaagaaaaaagAGTACAACTATCAGAATATTTCAGAAACGCCTCCTTCCAAGATCTGATTCTAAAAACTCAACCTCAA CACGACGTATTGCAGAGTAAACTatctgatatatttaattcattaacaATGGAGCCAAGAAATTCATCTCAACAGAATATTCAAACAGTTGATACCAAACTAAATCAAACACCAGCATATGAAATTCATTTTCCtgaattatttgtttactaa
- the LOC103572004 gene encoding protein EFR3 homolog cmp44E isoform X1: MLGCCWCCSALRPRYKRLVDNIFPVNPQDGLVKNNMEKLTFYSLSSPEKLDRIGEYLFQRASRDIYRRRNGFVVIAMEAMDQLLLACHAQTLNLFVESFLKMIQKLLESTDPQLQILATQSFVRFANIEEDTPSYHTRYDFFVSKYSAMCHANNDNHDVRKQIRLAGIQGLQGVVRKTLSDDLVENIWESVHMDKIVPSLLYNMQSSRYADKENATLDSPTEERSDPPQFAETCMRELVGRASFGHIRCVIRPVLRHLDNHKLWVPNYFAIHTFRIIMFSIQSQYSYTVVEALMTHLDDNSKSSPKIRTSIADTLSKIIAIAAGESVGPSVLEIINSLLSHLRISVTRNQYSSNDEQLYQEALINALGEFANHLPDYQKIEIMMFIMSKVPCSQPDRFITVGKGDVLLQSILLKSLLKVGTKYQTIHLNTTFPPSFLEPLLRMSLVADSEMRLLVQKIFHTLIDRHHNINKLTKPTVNISDLDLAVNKLSRPDVIFIRKHGPEIYLTLYESIELSSNTVENIEAIYTTLALLIVELASEETVLEQLRLILSLQDLAITNSQLSVTLKLNLHAIVVSLLILISHVCNLSLLIDYSEKYNTLHYAKIPQACRKFTIIKAREKEGAYLLPPLKSHYDNDLPIKFSSSMVIDQSIVTEYLKIAGFDIGKLQQGSKYNSSSLQHRHSWVDTAGRTSITDINTSSVELDSGGSSPGMQKKLVVEELTFESMKKILTESKNNQNEDEEKRVQLSEYFRNASFQDLILKTQPQHDVLQSKLSDIFNSLTMEPRNSSQQNIQTVDTKLNQTPAYEIHFPELFVY, encoded by the exons ATGCTAg GTTGTTGTTGGTGTTGTTCAGCTTTAAGACCGAGATATAAACgacttgttgataatatttttccagtTAATCCTcag gatgggctagtcaaaaataatatggaaaaattaacCTTTTACTCGTTAAGTAGTCCAGAAAAACTAGATAGAATTGGAGAGTACTTATTTCAACGTGCTTCAAGAGATATTTATAGACGACGAAATGGATTCGTTGTTATTGCCATGGAAGCAATGGATCAGCTACTACTTGCTTGTCATGCTCAAActttaaatctttttgttgaaagttttttgaaaatgattcAAAAGCTTTTAGAGTCTACAGATCctcaattacaaattttagcCACACAAtcg TTTGTCCGCTTTGCCAACATCGAAGAAGACACGCCATCTTATCACACACGTTATGATTTCTTTGTATCAAAATACTCAGCAATGTGCCACGCCAACAATGACAACCATGACGTTCGTAAGCAGATTCGGCTTGCCGGAATACAAGGCCTACAGGGTGTCGTGAGAAAAACTCTTTCTGATGACCTTGTAGAAAATATTTGGGAATCTGTACACATGGACAAGATTGTTCCATCACTTTTATATAATATGCAAAGTTCAAG GTATGCAGATAAAGAAAATGCAACACTAGATAGTCCGACAGAAGAAAGGTCTGATCCTCCTCAATTCGCTGAAACATGTATGCGTGAACTTGTTGGTCGGGCATCTTTTGGTCACATACGTTGTGTTATTCGACCTGTGTTAAGACACTTagataatcataaattatgggTTCCCAATTATTTCGCAATACATACATTCAGAATAATTATGTTTTCTATTCAA tcACAATATTCTTACACCGTTGTCGAAGCTTTAATGACTCATCTTGATGATAATTCGAAGTCTTCACCAAAAATTCGAACAAGTATTGCAGATACactgtcaaaaattattgctaTCGCCGCTGGAGAGAGTGTGGGGCCATCCGTATTGGAGATTATAAATTCTTTGCTTTCTCATTTGCGTATTAGTGTAACAAGAAACCAGTATTCTAGTAATGATGAGCAGCTCTATCAAGAAGCTCTAATTAACGCTTTAGGAGAATTCGCTAATCATCTTCctgattatcaaaaaattgagatAATGATGTTTATTATGAGTAAAGTTCCGTGCAGTCAACCTGATCGTTTCATTACTGTTGGAAAAGGAGATGTGTTATTACAaagtatacttttaaaatctttGTTGAAG GTTGGTACGAAGTATCAAACTATTCACTTGAATACAACATTCCCACCAAGTTTTTTGGAGCCTTTATTACGAATGTCTCTCGTGGCCGACTCTGAGATGAGGCTTTtagtgcaaaaaattttccatacaTTAATCGACAGGcatcataatattaataagctCACAAAGCCAACAGTCAATATATCGGATCTTGATCTTGCTGTTAACAAATTATCTCGTCCAGATGTTATATTCATTCGAAAACATGGCCccgaaatatatttaacactCTATGAATCAATAGAACTTTCTAGTAATACCGTCGAAAACATAGAAGCAATATACACAACATTGGCTCTTCTTATCGTTGAATTGGCGTCTGAAGAAACTGTTCTAGAACAGTTAAGACTTATTTTGAGTCTTCAAGATCTCGCTATAACTAATAGTCAACTCAGTGTAACATTGAAATTGAACTTACATGCGATTGTTGTGAGTCTATTGATTCttatttctcatgtttgtaACTTAAGTCTTCTCATTGATTATAGTGAAAAA tACAACACTTTACACTATGCTAAAATACCGCAGGCTTGCCgcaaatttacg atTATTAAAGCTCGAGAAAAAGAAGGGGCGTATCTATTGCCACCGCTAAAATCACATTACGATAATGATTTGCCGATCAAATTTTCTAGTTCTATGGTAATTGACCAAAGTATAGTTACTGAGTACTTAAAAATAGCCGGTTTCGACATTGGCAAGTTACAGCAAGGTTCAAAATATAATAGCAGTTCGCTACAACATCGTCATTCTTGGGTTGACACTGCTGGACGCACTTCAATTACAGACATTAATACTAGTAGTGTAGAGTTAGATAGCGGAGGATCATCACCAGGAATGCAGAAA aagTTAGTTGTCGAAGAGTTAACGTTtgaaagtatgaaaaaaatattaactgaaTCTAAAAACAATCAGAatgaagatgaagaaaaaagAGTACAACTATCAGAATATTTCAGAAACGCCTCCTTCCAAGATCTGATTCTAAAAACTCAACCTCAA CACGACGTATTGCAGAGTAAACTatctgatatatttaattcattaacaATGGAGCCAAGAAATTCATCTCAACAGAATATTCAAACAGTTGATACCAAACTAAATCAAACACCAGCATATGAAATTCATTTTCCtgaattatttgtttactaa
- the LOC103572004 gene encoding protein EFR3 homolog cmp44E isoform X3 codes for MLGCCWCCSALRPRYKRLVDNIFPVNPQDGLVKNNMEKLTFYSLSSPEKLDRIGEYLFQRASRDIYRRRNGFVVIAMEAMDQLLLACHAQTLNLFVESFLKMIQKLLESTDPQLQILATQSFVRFANIEEDTPSYHTRYDFFVSKYSAMCHANNDNHDVRKQIRLAGIQGLQGVVRKTLSDDLVENIWESVHMDKIVPSLLYNMQSSRYADKENATLDSPTEERSDPPQFAETCMRELVGRASFGHIRCVIRPVLRHLDNHKLWVPNYFAIHTFRIIMFSIQSQYSYTVVEALMTHLDDNSKSSPKIRTSIADTLSKIIAIAAGESVGPSVLEIINSLLSHLRISVTRNQYSSNDEQLYQEALINALGEFANHLPDYQKIEIMMFIMSKVPCSQPDRFITVGKGDVLLQSILLKSLLKVGTKYQTIHLNTTFPPSFLEPLLRMSLVADSEMRLLVQKIFHTLIDRHHNINKLTKPTVNISDLDLAVNKLSRPDVIFIRKHGPEIYLTLYESIELSSNTVENIEAIYTTLALLIVELASEETVLEQLRLILSLQDLAITNSQLSVTLKLNLHAIVVSLLILISHVCNLSLLIDYSEKIIKAREKEGAYLLPPLKSHYDNDLPIKFSSSMVIDQSIVTEYLKIAGFDIGKLQQGSKYNSSSLQHRHSWVDTAGRTSITDINTSSVELDSGGSSPGMQKKLVVEELTFESMKKILTESKNNQNEDEEKRVQLSEYFRNASFQDLILKTQPQHDVLQSKLSDIFNSLTMEPRNSSQQNIQTVDTKLNQTPAYEIHFPELFVY; via the exons ATGCTAg GTTGTTGTTGGTGTTGTTCAGCTTTAAGACCGAGATATAAACgacttgttgataatatttttccagtTAATCCTcag gatgggctagtcaaaaataatatggaaaaattaacCTTTTACTCGTTAAGTAGTCCAGAAAAACTAGATAGAATTGGAGAGTACTTATTTCAACGTGCTTCAAGAGATATTTATAGACGACGAAATGGATTCGTTGTTATTGCCATGGAAGCAATGGATCAGCTACTACTTGCTTGTCATGCTCAAActttaaatctttttgttgaaagttttttgaaaatgattcAAAAGCTTTTAGAGTCTACAGATCctcaattacaaattttagcCACACAAtcg TTTGTCCGCTTTGCCAACATCGAAGAAGACACGCCATCTTATCACACACGTTATGATTTCTTTGTATCAAAATACTCAGCAATGTGCCACGCCAACAATGACAACCATGACGTTCGTAAGCAGATTCGGCTTGCCGGAATACAAGGCCTACAGGGTGTCGTGAGAAAAACTCTTTCTGATGACCTTGTAGAAAATATTTGGGAATCTGTACACATGGACAAGATTGTTCCATCACTTTTATATAATATGCAAAGTTCAAG GTATGCAGATAAAGAAAATGCAACACTAGATAGTCCGACAGAAGAAAGGTCTGATCCTCCTCAATTCGCTGAAACATGTATGCGTGAACTTGTTGGTCGGGCATCTTTTGGTCACATACGTTGTGTTATTCGACCTGTGTTAAGACACTTagataatcataaattatgggTTCCCAATTATTTCGCAATACATACATTCAGAATAATTATGTTTTCTATTCAA tcACAATATTCTTACACCGTTGTCGAAGCTTTAATGACTCATCTTGATGATAATTCGAAGTCTTCACCAAAAATTCGAACAAGTATTGCAGATACactgtcaaaaattattgctaTCGCCGCTGGAGAGAGTGTGGGGCCATCCGTATTGGAGATTATAAATTCTTTGCTTTCTCATTTGCGTATTAGTGTAACAAGAAACCAGTATTCTAGTAATGATGAGCAGCTCTATCAAGAAGCTCTAATTAACGCTTTAGGAGAATTCGCTAATCATCTTCctgattatcaaaaaattgagatAATGATGTTTATTATGAGTAAAGTTCCGTGCAGTCAACCTGATCGTTTCATTACTGTTGGAAAAGGAGATGTGTTATTACAaagtatacttttaaaatctttGTTGAAG GTTGGTACGAAGTATCAAACTATTCACTTGAATACAACATTCCCACCAAGTTTTTTGGAGCCTTTATTACGAATGTCTCTCGTGGCCGACTCTGAGATGAGGCTTTtagtgcaaaaaattttccatacaTTAATCGACAGGcatcataatattaataagctCACAAAGCCAACAGTCAATATATCGGATCTTGATCTTGCTGTTAACAAATTATCTCGTCCAGATGTTATATTCATTCGAAAACATGGCCccgaaatatatttaacactCTATGAATCAATAGAACTTTCTAGTAATACCGTCGAAAACATAGAAGCAATATACACAACATTGGCTCTTCTTATCGTTGAATTGGCGTCTGAAGAAACTGTTCTAGAACAGTTAAGACTTATTTTGAGTCTTCAAGATCTCGCTATAACTAATAGTCAACTCAGTGTAACATTGAAATTGAACTTACATGCGATTGTTGTGAGTCTATTGATTCttatttctcatgtttgtaACTTAAGTCTTCTCATTGATTATAGTGAAAAA atTATTAAAGCTCGAGAAAAAGAAGGGGCGTATCTATTGCCACCGCTAAAATCACATTACGATAATGATTTGCCGATCAAATTTTCTAGTTCTATGGTAATTGACCAAAGTATAGTTACTGAGTACTTAAAAATAGCCGGTTTCGACATTGGCAAGTTACAGCAAGGTTCAAAATATAATAGCAGTTCGCTACAACATCGTCATTCTTGGGTTGACACTGCTGGACGCACTTCAATTACAGACATTAATACTAGTAGTGTAGAGTTAGATAGCGGAGGATCATCACCAGGAATGCAGAAA aagTTAGTTGTCGAAGAGTTAACGTTtgaaagtatgaaaaaaatattaactgaaTCTAAAAACAATCAGAatgaagatgaagaaaaaagAGTACAACTATCAGAATATTTCAGAAACGCCTCCTTCCAAGATCTGATTCTAAAAACTCAACCTCAA CACGACGTATTGCAGAGTAAACTatctgatatatttaattcattaacaATGGAGCCAAGAAATTCATCTCAACAGAATATTCAAACAGTTGATACCAAACTAAATCAAACACCAGCATATGAAATTCATTTTCCtgaattatttgtttactaa
- the LOC103572004 gene encoding protein EFR3 homolog cmp44E isoform X4, producing MEKLTFYSLSSPEKLDRIGEYLFQRASRDIYRRRNGFVVIAMEAMDQLLLACHAQTLNLFVESFLKMIQKLLESTDPQLQILATQSFVRFANIEEDTPSYHTRYDFFVSKYSAMCHANNDNHDVRKQIRLAGIQGLQGVVRKTLSDDLVENIWESVHMDKIVPSLLYNMQSSRYADKENATLDSPTEERSDPPQFAETCMRELVGRASFGHIRCVIRPVLRHLDNHKLWVPNYFAIHTFRIIMFSIQSQYSYTVVEALMTHLDDNSKSSPKIRTSIADTLSKIIAIAAGESVGPSVLEIINSLLSHLRISVTRNQYSSNDEQLYQEALINALGEFANHLPDYQKIEIMMFIMSKVPCSQPDRFITVGKGDVLLQSILLKSLLKVGTKYQTIHLNTTFPPSFLEPLLRMSLVADSEMRLLVQKIFHTLIDRHHNINKLTKPTVNISDLDLAVNKLSRPDVIFIRKHGPEIYLTLYESIELSSNTVENIEAIYTTLALLIVELASEETVLEQLRLILSLQDLAITNSQLSVTLKLNLHAIVVSLLILISHVCNLSLLIDYSEKYNTLHYAKIPQACRKFTIIKAREKEGAYLLPPLKSHYDNDLPIKFSSSMVIDQSIVTEYLKIAGFDIGKLQQGSKYNSSSLQHRHSWVDTAGRTSITDINTSSVELDSGGSSPGMQKKLVVEELTFESMKKILTESKNNQNEDEEKRVQLSEYFRNASFQDLILKTQPQHDVLQSKLSDIFNSLTMEPRNSSQQNIQTVDTKLNQTPAYEIHFPELFVY from the exons atggaaaaattaacCTTTTACTCGTTAAGTAGTCCAGAAAAACTAGATAGAATTGGAGAGTACTTATTTCAACGTGCTTCAAGAGATATTTATAGACGACGAAATGGATTCGTTGTTATTGCCATGGAAGCAATGGATCAGCTACTACTTGCTTGTCATGCTCAAActttaaatctttttgttgaaagttttttgaaaatgattcAAAAGCTTTTAGAGTCTACAGATCctcaattacaaattttagcCACACAAtcg TTTGTCCGCTTTGCCAACATCGAAGAAGACACGCCATCTTATCACACACGTTATGATTTCTTTGTATCAAAATACTCAGCAATGTGCCACGCCAACAATGACAACCATGACGTTCGTAAGCAGATTCGGCTTGCCGGAATACAAGGCCTACAGGGTGTCGTGAGAAAAACTCTTTCTGATGACCTTGTAGAAAATATTTGGGAATCTGTACACATGGACAAGATTGTTCCATCACTTTTATATAATATGCAAAGTTCAAG GTATGCAGATAAAGAAAATGCAACACTAGATAGTCCGACAGAAGAAAGGTCTGATCCTCCTCAATTCGCTGAAACATGTATGCGTGAACTTGTTGGTCGGGCATCTTTTGGTCACATACGTTGTGTTATTCGACCTGTGTTAAGACACTTagataatcataaattatgggTTCCCAATTATTTCGCAATACATACATTCAGAATAATTATGTTTTCTATTCAA tcACAATATTCTTACACCGTTGTCGAAGCTTTAATGACTCATCTTGATGATAATTCGAAGTCTTCACCAAAAATTCGAACAAGTATTGCAGATACactgtcaaaaattattgctaTCGCCGCTGGAGAGAGTGTGGGGCCATCCGTATTGGAGATTATAAATTCTTTGCTTTCTCATTTGCGTATTAGTGTAACAAGAAACCAGTATTCTAGTAATGATGAGCAGCTCTATCAAGAAGCTCTAATTAACGCTTTAGGAGAATTCGCTAATCATCTTCctgattatcaaaaaattgagatAATGATGTTTATTATGAGTAAAGTTCCGTGCAGTCAACCTGATCGTTTCATTACTGTTGGAAAAGGAGATGTGTTATTACAaagtatacttttaaaatctttGTTGAAG GTTGGTACGAAGTATCAAACTATTCACTTGAATACAACATTCCCACCAAGTTTTTTGGAGCCTTTATTACGAATGTCTCTCGTGGCCGACTCTGAGATGAGGCTTTtagtgcaaaaaattttccatacaTTAATCGACAGGcatcataatattaataagctCACAAAGCCAACAGTCAATATATCGGATCTTGATCTTGCTGTTAACAAATTATCTCGTCCAGATGTTATATTCATTCGAAAACATGGCCccgaaatatatttaacactCTATGAATCAATAGAACTTTCTAGTAATACCGTCGAAAACATAGAAGCAATATACACAACATTGGCTCTTCTTATCGTTGAATTGGCGTCTGAAGAAACTGTTCTAGAACAGTTAAGACTTATTTTGAGTCTTCAAGATCTCGCTATAACTAATAGTCAACTCAGTGTAACATTGAAATTGAACTTACATGCGATTGTTGTGAGTCTATTGATTCttatttctcatgtttgtaACTTAAGTCTTCTCATTGATTATAGTGAAAAA tACAACACTTTACACTATGCTAAAATACCGCAGGCTTGCCgcaaatttacg atTATTAAAGCTCGAGAAAAAGAAGGGGCGTATCTATTGCCACCGCTAAAATCACATTACGATAATGATTTGCCGATCAAATTTTCTAGTTCTATGGTAATTGACCAAAGTATAGTTACTGAGTACTTAAAAATAGCCGGTTTCGACATTGGCAAGTTACAGCAAGGTTCAAAATATAATAGCAGTTCGCTACAACATCGTCATTCTTGGGTTGACACTGCTGGACGCACTTCAATTACAGACATTAATACTAGTAGTGTAGAGTTAGATAGCGGAGGATCATCACCAGGAATGCAGAAA aagTTAGTTGTCGAAGAGTTAACGTTtgaaagtatgaaaaaaatattaactgaaTCTAAAAACAATCAGAatgaagatgaagaaaaaagAGTACAACTATCAGAATATTTCAGAAACGCCTCCTTCCAAGATCTGATTCTAAAAACTCAACCTCAA CACGACGTATTGCAGAGTAAACTatctgatatatttaattcattaacaATGGAGCCAAGAAATTCATCTCAACAGAATATTCAAACAGTTGATACCAAACTAAATCAAACACCAGCATATGAAATTCATTTTCCtgaattatttgtttactaa